One genomic segment of Panicum virgatum strain AP13 chromosome 2N, P.virgatum_v5, whole genome shotgun sequence includes these proteins:
- the LOC120662037 gene encoding protein HUA2-LIKE 3-like isoform X5: MDVESHVNNSSSLHTGGLEDGSDLANDNKMEDCPTSSMDHNTSRSNINTMVVEHCVVNSAHVDPTEKSPLLHESRHSPLHASSCSKKSDEDPQQQDSCTNGNFALAWRSGSSLGAESITSQDSDGPMDGTNQLSVDLIPGDKQEDSAWHKSIDDDKPSLGSPSAWHKSIDDDKPSLGSPSATKEAVLSHSSQETSSQLAPSGASNDDKPSTAKDNVRCTCSNEVSQNGVRDKEDKLNGMVDLPINTTRTFRRKRRPNTSVNYPVSSEVSNMDRELQPKSKGDTVCSPNSRSEIIKSDGDEHLPLVKRARVRMERPTLEDATADEPDHSSDKTEPAKHEDPCYKHTMSAISGKDQSADDLPPSVDASPNINLSLPSGEVVNSCNNNNEFQPKVFTLDVEAALPPSKRLHRALEAMSANTSETFSNLPEATKSNEVSLKGCTASTERSPLNNSADALVKSPKSAMAKSPKVSLSAHSSDAPTGQKHITQVVMLNKDALSPVSLDLRNDDLSDNIQKDRVSEEACMDSENAPNLVVHTGIDSDKCEKTPPCSMKLEEPGVVSEFDQPPSHKLSGNEPRESVEGSKNAFSITIDVSAEPISQANGVVSYTNGTCDPVLHDDTVLAESTVSICDTRATCLVSKVSCIHSDTSNRTVEAHSSSIAPGDPDHGLNLKDKSISPDSMPTKELVADGHACGFSQSNSFTHSSLDSKFVSEPLLNIPSLKEGSSDQCSPSNHTIRSASDRVHTEEDIGMIPFDNLQPKGLNKLAGHHEANSARRAFEAFVGTLTRTKESISRATRLALDCAKHGIAGEVMDIIIEHLEKETNLYKRVDLFFLVDSIIRYCRNQKGGPGDAYPSLIQAVLPRIIYASAPPGNSAWENRRQCLKVLRLWLERKTLSEYIIRHHIKELEALNEASFGSSHRPSGTERALNDPLRDNEAFLVDEYGSNAGFHLQNLICTKLLEDEDGRSSEERSFGGLTPEHEVTGASEQEVCHFHVTKHQLILEEVDGELEMEDAAPSTGAEASSRCQEGLNSNSSCTRTSQQLSSIPPLPDDKAPSPPPLPSSPPPQPRPPCPVSQGSQVQGALLAAADCVEQQHPGANYNVEGQHPYSVANSRGNMDACVASSQPPVHYNSGYAGHTNQIFQPPQPPVHYNSGYAGHTNQIFQPPPPPPLQPPPPPQPIAAFHPSGPHGSLCGPSVPHHGNNYHQPPSAPLPNSAYHPQGSNQFSYPPEPEQRTQPWNYGPPYPESCQYGGHDRGHHGYNRGPHFDDRGHHFDDRGHRFDGGGHYFDDGMHRFDDRWHHFHDRGQMHHEVMDGGRFPPFFPPGPPFPDHFEAPPNQFHCGRPLEPPQGPCSGWSMPHRRSKYPTDSRQTMEPHVSNGGWRRHGRHDHDRYN, translated from the exons ATGGATGTCGAAAGTCATGTCAATAACAGTAGCAGTTTGCATACTGGAGGTCTTGAGGATGGTTCTGATCTGGCCAATGACAACAAGATGGAGGATTGCCCCACCTCTTCCATGGATCACAACACTTCTCGATCTAATATCAATACAATGGTGGTTGAGCACTGTGTTGTAAATTCTGCACATGTTGACCCTACTGAAAAGTCACCTCTCCTTCATGAGAGTAGACATTCTCCTTTGCATGCCAGTTCATGTTCAAAGAAGAGTGACGAAGATCCACAGCAACAAGATTCCTGCACAAATGGTAATTTTGCATTAGCATGGAGATCAGGAAGTTCATTAGGTGCTGAATCAATAACAAGTCAGGACTCTGATGGCCCTATGGATGGTACCAATCAGCTTTCTGTTGATTTGATTCCTGGTGACAAGCAGGAAGATTCTGCTTGGCATAAGAGCATTGACGATGACAAACCTAGCTTGGGTTCCCCTTCTGCTTGGCATAAGAGCATTGACGATGACAAACCTAGCTTGGGTTCCCCTTCTGCGACAAAGGAAGCTGTCTTGTCACATTCAAGTCAAGAAACCAGCAGTCAACTTGCACCCTCTGGTGCTAGTAATGATGATAAACCGAGTACTGCAAAAGATAATGTACGATGTACTTGTAGTAATGAGGTATCCCAAAATGGAGTCAGGGACAAAGAAGACAAACTGAATGGAATGGTTGATCTTCCCATTAACACAACCCGAACttttagaagaaaaagaaggccaAACACTAGTGTTAATTATCCTGTCAGTAGTGAGGTATCAAATATGGACAGGGAATTGCAGCCTAAGTCAAAAGGAGATACTGTATGTTCTCCAAATTCAAGGAGCGAAATTATCAAATCAGATGGAGATGAGCACTTACCGTTGGTCAAAAGGGCAAGAGTACGAATGGAAAGACCTACACTGGAGGATGCCACAGCGGATGAACCTGACCACTCTTCTGACAAAACAGAGCCAGCTAAACATGAAGATCCATGCTATAAGCATACAATGTCTGCAATATCTGGAAAGGATCAATCAGCCGATGACTTACCTCCTAGTGTAGATGCGTCACCCAACATAAACCTCTCTCTGCCATCAGGAGAAGTTGTGAATtcttgtaataataataatgaatTCCAACCAAAGGTTTTTACATTGGATGTAGAAGCTGCTTTACCTCCATCAAAACGCCTTCATCGTGCCTTAGAAGCTATGTCTGCTAATACATCTGAAACTTTTAGTAATCTGCCTGAAGCTACAAAGTCAAATGAAGTTAGTCTGAAAGGCTGCACTGCTTCAACAGAAAGGTCCCCTCTTAACAACTCTGCAGATGCACTTGTTAAAAGTCCAAAATCTGCAATGGCTAAAAGCCCGAAGGTGTCTTTGAGTGCACATTCTTCAGATGCCCCAACTGGCCAAAAGCATATCACACAAGTTGTCATGTTGAACAAGGATGCCCTCTCTCCTGTTTCTTTGGATTTGAGAAATGATGATCTCAGTGACAATATACAAAAAGACAGAGTTTCTGAAGAAGCCTGCATGGACAGTGAAAATGCACCTAATTTAGTTGTTCATACTGGGATTGATAGCGATAAGTGTGAAAAAACTCCACCCTGTTCCATGAAATTGGAAGAGCCAGGTGTTGTATCTGAGTTTGATCAACCACCTTCACACAAACTAAGTGGAAATGAGCCTAGGGAATCAGTTGAAGGCTCTAAAAATGCTTTCAGCATAACTATCGATGTATCTGCTGAGCCAATTAGCCAAGCAAATGGTGTTGTCTCATATACTAATGGCACTTGTGATCCTGTGCTGCATGATGACACTGTTTTAGCTGAATCAACAGTTAGTATTTGTGACACAAGGGCCACTTGTTTGGTTTCTAAAGTTTCGTGTATTCATTCTGACACAAGCAACAGGACAGTTGAAGC GCATAGTTCATCAATTGCACCAGGAGACCCTGACCATGGATTAAACCTAAAAGATAAGAGCATATCTCCAGATTCAATGCCTACAAAAGAACTAGTTGCTGATGGACATGCCTGTGGATTTTCTCAGTCAAATTCATTCACGCACAGTTCTCtagattcaaaatttgtttCTGAACCTTTGCTGAATATACCTTCACTGAAGGAAGGATCAAGTGACCAGTGTTCACCTTCAAATCATACAATAAGGTCTGCATCAGATAGGGTTCATACTGAAGAAGATATTGGTATGATTCCTTTTGATAATCTTCAACCAAAGGGCTTGAACAAATTAGCAGGTCATCATGAAGCCAATTCAGCACGGAGGGCGTTTGAAGCTTTTGTTGGTACACTAACACGAACAAAGGAAAGTATATCTCGTGCAACACGTCTTGCGCTGGACTGTGCCAAGCATGGCATTGCTGGTGAG GTAATGGATATCATTATTGAACACCTGGAAAAGGAaactaatttatataaaagaGTCGATTTGTTCTTCCTTGTCGATTCAATAATCCGGTACTGTCGCAATCAGAAAG GTGGACCTGGCGATGCCTATCCTTCTCTTATCCAGGCAGTGTTACCACGAATTATATATGCTTCTGCACCACCTGGAAATTCTGCTTGGGAGAATCGAAGGCAATGTCTTAAG GTTTTGAGGCTCTGGCTTGAGAGAAAAACCCTTTCAGAATACATCATTCGCCACCATATTAAAGAGCTTGAAGCTCTTAATGAGGCATCATTTGGAAGCTCTCACCGTCCTTCAGGTACAGAGAGAGCTCTGAATGACCCTTTGCGGGATAATGAGGCATTTCTTGTTGATGAGTATGGAAG CAATGCTGGTTTTCATCTTCAAAATCTAATTTGCACGAAACTACTTGAAGATGAGGATGGAAGGTCCTCTGAGGAGAGGAGCTTTGGTGGTCTTACTCCTGAACACGAAGTTACTGGTGCTAGTGAGCAAGAGGTGTGCCATTTTCATGTGACAAAGCATCAACTCATCTTGGAAGAAGTGGATGGTGAACTTGAGATGGAGGATGCAGCCCCGTCAACTGGAGCTGAAGCCAGCTCCAGATGCCAAGAAGGTCTAAATAGTAACTCAAGCTGTACAAGAACTTCTCAACAGCTCAGTTCCATTCCACCCCTACCTGATGACAAAGCCCCATCTCCTCCCCCATTGCCATCATCACCGCCACCTCAACCGCGCCCACCCTGTCCTGTCTCTCAAGGTTCACAGGTGCAAGGAGCATTGCTTGCGGCAGCTGATTGTGTTGAGCAGCAGCATCCAGGAGCCAACTAT AATGTTGAAGGCCAACACCCTTATTCTGTTGCAAACAGCCGAGGAAACATGGATGCATGTGTAGCTTCTTCACAGCCTCCAGTACACTACAATTCTGGATATGCAGGGCATACTAATCAGATATTTCAACCACCACAGCCTCCAGTACACTACAATTCTGGATATGCAGGGCATACTAATCAGATATTtcaaccaccaccgccaccgccactgcaaccgcctccgccaccacaGCCTATTGCAGCATTCCATCCTTCTGGACCCCATGGCAGCTTATGTGGGCCCTCAGTACCGCATCATGGAAATAATTATCACCAACCCCCATCAGCACCACTACCTAATAGCGCATACCATCCACAAGGTTCGAATCAGTTCTCATATCCACCTGAACCAGAACAGAGAACACAACCATGGAATTATGGTCCTCCCTATCCTGAGAGTTGTCAGTATGGTGGACATGACAGAGGACACCATGGATACAATAGGGGACCTCATTTTGATGATAGAGGGCATCACTTTGATGATAGGGGTCATCGCTTTGATGGTGGAGGGCATTACTTTGATGATGGGATGCATCGCTTCGATGATAGATGGCACCACTTTCATGATAGGGGGCAAATGCACCATGAAGTTATGGATGGTGGAAGGTTTCCTCCATTCTTTCCACCAg GTCCTCCATTTCCAGATCACTTTGAAGCGCCACCCAACCAATTTCATTGTGGACGACCACTGGAGCCTCCACAAGGTCCATGTTCTGGGTGGTCTATGCCTCATAGGAGATCCAAGTACCCTACCGATTCCAGGCAGACAATGGAGCCACATGTTTCCAATGGAG GTTGGAGGCGGCATGGAAGGCACGATCATGATAGATATAATTGA